A stretch of the Lineus longissimus chromosome 10, tnLinLong1.2, whole genome shotgun sequence genome encodes the following:
- the LOC135495144 gene encoding uncharacterized protein LOC135495144 — translation MSAFQTLARTLTTVSKSEEQDLYSKLEKQTNDIRRSLTNFRTAVTGLRDAMNTVSVALAGSISTLKARDEKLAYFLHEVGTNIANYERAMKAYSVDSVEKFFTDVEKRAFDLIPIWQTITKERLIELVTPASKFRYKITSYVRGSVVLIDILRKIDGTKSDLKSIQQTYDAVIAVRTDVPVLAKMIDTQGKTLLPMLRSLDKTIGALYYLIPKVQKATDDFLQELDTFLNDLVKFNKTLTIDHTMVRQNILALQVFYQSLSLTEVIKSPAYTWFSLLCDIGGTAGLFLGGSFLTILEIFYFIGRNIKTNHAAANTKANRILSRISAMDTEQPYSTGYSEEEKGRRYSAIFSITSKVSGYTDLEKTSHA, via the exons ATGTCTGCCTTTCAGACTCTGGCCAGAACGCTGACAACGGTGAGTAAATCTGAGGAACAGGACTTGTACAGCAAGTTGGAAAAACAGACCAATGACATAAGGAGGTCGCTGACCAACTTTCGGACGGCTGTTACTGGACTTAGGGACGCGATGAACACAGTCAGTGTCGCGCTGGCAGGTTCAATTTCCACACTGAAAGCGAGAGACGAAAAGCTTGCATATTTCCTTCACGAAGTTGGCACCAACATTGCTAATTACGAAAGGGCGATGAAAGCCTACAGCGTTGATTCCGTTGAGAAGTTCTTCACGGATGTTGAGAAAAGAGCGTTTGACCTAATCCCGATCTGGCAGACGATTACGAAGGAAAGGCTCATCGAACTGGTCACCCCAGCTTCGAAGTTTCGATATAAGATCACCAGCTATGTTCGTGGGAGTGTCGTCTTGATTGACATCCTGCGTAAGATCGATGGCACGAAGTCGGATTTGAAGAGCATCCAGCAGACTTATGATGCTGTGATTGCTGTTCGGACGGATGTACCTGTATTAGCTAAAATGATAGACACCCAAGGAAAAACTTTGCTACCAATGCTGCGATCACTGGACAAGACCATTGGCGCCCTCTATTATCTGATCCCAAAAGTACAAAAGGCAACTGATGATTTCCTTCAAGAGCTTGATACGTTTCTCAATGATTTGGTGAAGTTTAATAAAACTCTCACGATCGACCATACCATGGTACG GCAAAATATTCTAGCCCTTCAAGTGTTTTACCAGAGTCTTAGCCTAACCGAAGTTATCAAGTCACCGGCTTACACCTGGTTTTCATTGTTAT GTGATATTGGTGGTACAGCTGGCCTGTTCCTTGGCGGCTCATTCCTCACTATACTGGAGATATTTTACTTCATCGGAAGAAACATCAAGACGAATCATGCAGCGGCCAACACCAAAGCGAATAGAATCTTGAGTAGAATCTCTGCCATGGACACTGAACAGCCATACAGCACTGGTTACAGCGAAGAAGAAAAGGGAAGAAGATATTCTGCTATCTTCTCCATCACTTCCAAAGTGTCTGGCTACACGGATTTGGAGAAGACATCTCACGCTTAG
- the LOC135494391 gene encoding acid-sensing ion channel 4-B-like, with protein MADPEKSDTRKGCKEKTYDFLKNFTENTSFHGVRYTFEAGTFLGRTLWLLVVIAFAIWFTYQVGERAAYYQKNPVTVDMNVAYNNSLRFPSVAICNTNQFRMTKALEAGIYRKLQEFYGADLNARRNITLADDLNITQTMLDMAHRKEDMIKKCVWKGHNCSHVNFTQMMTDFGVCFVFNDLHANKSVRDPKDFEVQNTGASFGLELYLNAEVYELSPGPHLSSGIQVLIFNGHDHPRVSDLGTAVPVFGASRAALHISSVTRLPKPHGDCASQSLRDYNAYSFQACLAEVKTNATAEICGCIEYGQRWVGPDKPPYCNLSTLYGCCSDVSARTFAHTCTHPCYQDEFTTTLSNTDLSATSIFSIIDILESDKTLLERYKKALLLRQLVDKRTVKNDLNLLRKLHQASNYLHESVQKPLRSNMSTIDVAVKAGSNH; from the exons ATGGCTGACCCTGAAAAGTCTGATACCAGGAAAGGGTGCAAAGAGAAAACGTATGACTTCCTCAAGAACTTCACGGAAAACACAAGTTTTCATGGAGTTAGATACACATTTGAGGCCGGGACCTTCCTTGGGCG GACACTGTGGCTGTTAGTTGTGATCGCATTTGCCATTTGGTTTACCTACCAAGTTGGGGAGAGAGCAGCGTACTACCAGAAAAACCCTGTCACTGTCGACATGAATGTAGCATATAACAATTCACTCAGATTCCCTAGTGTGGCCATCTGCAACACCAACCAGTTCAG AATGACCAAAGCACTAGAAGCCGGTATTTACAGAAAGCTGCAAGAATTCTACGGAGCTGACCTGAACGCGAGAAGGAACATCACTTTAGCAGATGACCTGAATATCACCCAGACTATGCTGGACATGGCACACAGGAAGGAGGACATGATCAAGAA ATGTGTGTGGAAAGGGCATAACTGTAGCCACGTGAATTTCACACAGATGATGACGGATTTCGGGGTTTGTTTCGTGTTTAATGATCTCCATGCCAACAAATCCGTCAGAGATCCGAAAGATTTTGAAGTCCAAAATACAG GGGCATCATTCGGGCTCGAGTTGTACCTTAACGCCGAGGTTTATGAACTCTCGCCAGGCCCTCACTTATCATCGGGAATCCAGGTGTTGATATTCAATGGCCATGACCATCCTCGGGTGTCAGATTTAGGCACGGCGGTGCCAGTGTTTGGAGCTTCTAGAGCTGCCTTGCATATCTCGAGC gtcacacGACTGCCTAAGCCTCACGGAGACTGCGCATCTCAATCCTTGAGGGACTACAATGCCTACTCCTTCCAAGCGTGCCTGGCTGAGGTGAAGACCAACGCAACAGCTGAGATATGTGGTTGTATCGAGTACGGACAGAGATGGGTTGGACCCGACAAGCCACCGTATTGTAACCTGTCGACCTTGTATGGATGTTGCAGTGACGTCA GCGCTCGTACATTCGCCCACACCTGCACTCATCCCTGTTACCAAGATGAGTTTACGACTACATTGTCCAACACCGACCTCTCTGCCACAAGTATCTTCTCCATAATTGATATTCTCGAATCAGACAAGACACTCCTGGAACGCTACAAGAAAGCTTTACTCCTCAGGCAGTTGGTGGATAAAAGAACAGTTAAGAATGACCTCAACTTGCTTAGGAAACTTCATCAGGCCTCTAACTATTTACACGAGAGCGTccagaaaccgttaagaagcaATATGTCCACTATCGATGTTGCTGTTAAGGCC GGTTCAAACCATTGA
- the LOC135494529 gene encoding glutamic acid-rich protein-like isoform X1 — protein sequence MKACVVMILAANALLLLTESKSVSQPSKVKRTKRSWEDPFETEKKSSWGDPFRTEKRDELLNALNGLERARRRFEPEPGNQYLNPMAYLFDGSLTGEEEYNKPSYNQGSDAGREEEDSDDDEFNMPKKSEYAPYRTYPRPADMTELENILASPSKAKAKRPDWGSSEESDLDDNYLPEEDFGEAKESSEEVNPARAEFSREQLESLLQKAEEYEKVAEEKEKPHSTVEPVSNEELQNVLSGDEDQEESVAKEEVEDEREFDEGGNDNDFGKFSPQMAELNKEWLINQYLKAAGEEVTKKHKRVAKRPVEDFAEEEGDVPPVDAEEEEEEELEEEAAAQEAKYTKKDLEKLVEEYAIENKLISKENEYLATALNAATLGQIEKSDKYLGEQFKALQSAVKVEETLQDITKAEEEAEEEWGPVVEDKRVSQKDDRVESFDDVPDMPMSELEDVSAKGEKGQWFDGPLPEGYDLVDEDSPEYTQLNPFLRKMIKIYGPEKAREILSKRSGEPIQVEEEDEDVPSDAEIEEAIAQTVREKDEEEEEQRAEENEIASTLEGLIANMAPEQKVHLKEQIADIVGDPKDVCPAVETLADGCKNLMNLYAVDLDEEAQGVCTRHKVCYACGSSIDSKRLSRDNCDNLFRREAEQRCRGEETCEEGALGLFSLMAREHSYIDDPSETTSEICNRKCVAKYILGLD from the exons ATGAAGGCGTGTGTGGTGATGATCTTAGCCGCAAATGCTCTGTTGTTGTTAACAGAGAGCAAGAGCGTAAGTCAGCCCAGTAAAGTCAAGCGAACTAAGCGATCGTGGGAGGACCCCTTCGAAACAGAGAAAAAATCCTCGTGGGGTGACCCATTCAGAACTGAGAAGAGAGACGAATTACTTAACGCGTTAAATGGTTTGGAGAGGGCAAGGCGGCGATTTGAACCTGAGCCTGGAAACCAGTACTTGAATCCGATGGCGTATTTGTTTGATGGAAGCCTAACTGGCGAGGAAGAATACAATAAGCCGTCCTATAACCAGGGCAGCGATGCCGGCAGAGAGGAGGaagacagtgatgatgatgagttcaACATGCCTAAAAAATCAGAGTACGCCCCGTACCGTACGTACCCAAGACCAGCTGACATGACCGAGCTAGAAAATATCTTAGCGTCGCCTTCCAAAGCGaaagcgaaacgaccggattgGGGTAGCAGTGAGGAATCAGATTTAGATGATAATTACCTGCCCGAAGAAGATTTCGGTGAGGCAAAGGAGAGTTCTGAAGAGGTTAACCCGGCACGAGCGGAGTTTTCTCGCGAGCAGCTTGAGTCACTACTGCAGAAGGCGGAGGAGTATGAGAAGGTTGCTGAAGAGAAGGAGAAACCGCACAGTACAGTGGAGCCTGTCTCTAATGAGGAGTTGCAGAACGTTCTCTCCGGAGACGAGGACCAGGAGGAGTCGGTCGCCAAGGAAGAGGTAGAGGATGAGAGAGAATTCGATGAAGGTGGAAATGACAACGATTTTGGTAAGTTTTCTCCACAGATGGCCGAACTAAACAAAGAGTGGTTGATTAATCAATACTTGAAAGCAGCCGGAGAAGAAGTGACTAAGAAACATAAGAGAGTAGCAAAACGACCAGTGGAGGATTTCGCGGAAGAGGAGGGAGATGTCCCTCCCGTTGACGCcgaggaggaggaagaagaggaattGGAGGAAGAGGCAGCCGCGCAAGAGGCAAAGTACACCAAAAAAGATTTAGAAAAATTAGTAGAGGAATATGCAATAGAAAATAAGCTGATTAGTAAAGAAAATGAATATTTGGCCACAGCGCTGAACGCGGCGACACTCGGGCAGATAGAAAAGTCGGATAAGTACTTAGGAGAGCAATTCAAGGCTTTACAGAGCGCTGTGAAGGTGGAGGAGACACTACAGGACATCACCAAAGCTGAGGAGGAGGCGGAGGAGGAGTGGGGCCCCGTGGTGGAGGACAAACGCGTTAGCCAAAAAGATGATAGAGTGGAGAGTTTTGATGATGTGCCAGACATGCCCATGTCCGAGTTGGAGGATGTCTCGGCAAAGGGGGAGAAGGGTCAATGGTTTGATGGGCCACTACCTGAGGGATATGACCTCGTGGATGAAGATAGTCCAG AATATACGCAGCTGAATCCCTTTTTACGAAAAATGATAAAGATCTACGGTCCTGAGAAGGCGAGGGAGATATTATCAAAGCGAAGTGGTGAGCCTATTCAGGTCGAGGAGGAGGATGAGGATGTTCCCAGTG ATGCCGAGATCGAGGAGGCCATCGCGCAGACCGTGAGAGAgaaggacgaggaggaggaagaaCAGCGGGCTGAAGAGAACGAAATCGCTTCCACCCTTGAAGGGTTAATAGCCAATATGGCGCCAGAACAGAAGGTGCATCTTAAAGAACAAATAGCTGATATAGTTG GTGACCCCAAAGACGTTTGTCCCGCCGTGGAGACGTTAGCCGATGGCTGTAAAAATCTCATGAATCTATACGCGGTTGACTTAGATGAAGAAGCACAGGGTGTATGTACGAGGCACAAAGTTTGCTATGCATGT GGTTCAAGCATCGACAGCAAACGCCTGTCCCGAGACAATTGTGATAACCTATTCCGCCGCGAGGCGGAGCAACGGTGCCGTGGCGAGGAGACGTGTGAAGAGGGCGCGTTAGGTCTCTTCTCTCTGATGGCCCGTGAACACAGCTACATCGACGATCCATCGGAAACGACATCGGAGATCTGCAACCGAAAATGTGTCGCAAAATATATATTAGGTCTGGACTAG
- the LOC135494529 gene encoding glutamic acid-rich protein-like isoform X2: protein MKACVVMILAANALLLLTESKSVSQPSKVKRTKRSWEDPFETEKKSSWGDPFRTEKRDELLNALNGLERARRRFEPEPGNQYLNPMAYLFDGSLTGEEEYNKPSYNQGSDAGREEEDSDDDEFNMPKKSEYAPYRTYPRPADMTELENILASPSKAKAKRPDWGSSEESDLDDNYLPEEDFGEAKESSEEVNPARAEFSREQLESLLQKAEEYEKVAEEKEKPHSTVEPVSNEELQNVLSGDEDQEESVAKEEVEDEREFDEGGNDNDFGKFSPQMAELNKEWLINQYLKAAGEEVTKKHKRVAKRPVEDFAEEEGDVPPVDAEEEEEEELEEEAAAQEAKYTKKDLEKLVEEYAIENKLISKENEYLATALNAATLGQIEKSDKYLGEQFKALQSAVKVEETLQDITKAEEEAEEEWGPVVEDKRVSQKDDRVESFDDVPDMPMSELEDVSAKGEKGQWFDGPLPEGYDLVDEDSPEYTQLNPFLRKMIKIYGPEKAREILSKRSGEPIQVEEEDEDVPSDAEIEEAIAQTVREKDEEEEEQRAEENEIASTLEGLIANMAPEQKVHLKEQIADIVGFKHRQQTPVPRQL from the exons ATGAAGGCGTGTGTGGTGATGATCTTAGCCGCAAATGCTCTGTTGTTGTTAACAGAGAGCAAGAGCGTAAGTCAGCCCAGTAAAGTCAAGCGAACTAAGCGATCGTGGGAGGACCCCTTCGAAACAGAGAAAAAATCCTCGTGGGGTGACCCATTCAGAACTGAGAAGAGAGACGAATTACTTAACGCGTTAAATGGTTTGGAGAGGGCAAGGCGGCGATTTGAACCTGAGCCTGGAAACCAGTACTTGAATCCGATGGCGTATTTGTTTGATGGAAGCCTAACTGGCGAGGAAGAATACAATAAGCCGTCCTATAACCAGGGCAGCGATGCCGGCAGAGAGGAGGaagacagtgatgatgatgagttcaACATGCCTAAAAAATCAGAGTACGCCCCGTACCGTACGTACCCAAGACCAGCTGACATGACCGAGCTAGAAAATATCTTAGCGTCGCCTTCCAAAGCGaaagcgaaacgaccggattgGGGTAGCAGTGAGGAATCAGATTTAGATGATAATTACCTGCCCGAAGAAGATTTCGGTGAGGCAAAGGAGAGTTCTGAAGAGGTTAACCCGGCACGAGCGGAGTTTTCTCGCGAGCAGCTTGAGTCACTACTGCAGAAGGCGGAGGAGTATGAGAAGGTTGCTGAAGAGAAGGAGAAACCGCACAGTACAGTGGAGCCTGTCTCTAATGAGGAGTTGCAGAACGTTCTCTCCGGAGACGAGGACCAGGAGGAGTCGGTCGCCAAGGAAGAGGTAGAGGATGAGAGAGAATTCGATGAAGGTGGAAATGACAACGATTTTGGTAAGTTTTCTCCACAGATGGCCGAACTAAACAAAGAGTGGTTGATTAATCAATACTTGAAAGCAGCCGGAGAAGAAGTGACTAAGAAACATAAGAGAGTAGCAAAACGACCAGTGGAGGATTTCGCGGAAGAGGAGGGAGATGTCCCTCCCGTTGACGCcgaggaggaggaagaagaggaattGGAGGAAGAGGCAGCCGCGCAAGAGGCAAAGTACACCAAAAAAGATTTAGAAAAATTAGTAGAGGAATATGCAATAGAAAATAAGCTGATTAGTAAAGAAAATGAATATTTGGCCACAGCGCTGAACGCGGCGACACTCGGGCAGATAGAAAAGTCGGATAAGTACTTAGGAGAGCAATTCAAGGCTTTACAGAGCGCTGTGAAGGTGGAGGAGACACTACAGGACATCACCAAAGCTGAGGAGGAGGCGGAGGAGGAGTGGGGCCCCGTGGTGGAGGACAAACGCGTTAGCCAAAAAGATGATAGAGTGGAGAGTTTTGATGATGTGCCAGACATGCCCATGTCCGAGTTGGAGGATGTCTCGGCAAAGGGGGAGAAGGGTCAATGGTTTGATGGGCCACTACCTGAGGGATATGACCTCGTGGATGAAGATAGTCCAG AATATACGCAGCTGAATCCCTTTTTACGAAAAATGATAAAGATCTACGGTCCTGAGAAGGCGAGGGAGATATTATCAAAGCGAAGTGGTGAGCCTATTCAGGTCGAGGAGGAGGATGAGGATGTTCCCAGTG ATGCCGAGATCGAGGAGGCCATCGCGCAGACCGTGAGAGAgaaggacgaggaggaggaagaaCAGCGGGCTGAAGAGAACGAAATCGCTTCCACCCTTGAAGGGTTAATAGCCAATATGGCGCCAGAACAGAAGGTGCATCTTAAAGAACAAATAGCTGATATAGTTG GGTTCAAGCATCGACAGCAAACGCCTGTCCCGAGACAATTGTGA